The following are encoded together in the Chloroflexota bacterium genome:
- a CDS encoding methylhydantoinase: protein MSKLRLGVDVGGTFTKAVAIQTQPYALVAQALIPTTHSAAEGVARGIVQVLSELLAHPAVQAEHVSLVAHSTTQAVNALLEGDTALVGMVGMGRGRDAADAARRTRVGDIPLAPGKALRTRHVFIDTTAGLTPAAAARAVESLVALGVQAIVASEAFSVDDPKHELLILDAAVERGLPAVAGHQLSGVYGLEIRTLTAAINASLLPKMLQTAELVERSLRAAGVDAPLMVMRGDGGLTDLATLRRRPILTLLSGPAASLAGALLSGGVADGVFLEVGGTSSNLGVIRGGQPEMRYVQVMDHPTCVRSLDVRVQGIAGGSMARIRGRKIADVGPRSAHIAGLPYASLCRGDTRIARIEELELEFIAPREGDPADYAVVKSSDGRRWALTVTCAANALGLVPESAYARGSRAAALNGFAALGRALGCSAEEAARRLLDLAAQRVAEAVEALSKEYKLRRHAFQLIGGGGGAGALVPAVAGRLGLPYRLVEHAEIISSLGDALASVREEVERALGDAASAQALAREAEEAAIRAGAEPESVQVVIERDEERGTVRAVASGHVALAAPVAQAEINEAEARALAAQTAHVQPEALTLLADTGGFWVYQARGNFFRRAQALIVDRRGAVRLTADSERVIPGAPQTLLAALRKRLAAVPDLLSGPPRVRLLIGSRLLDLTGLPGADGVLAATESALARVEEGATAVVILE, encoded by the coding sequence ATGAGCAAATTACGCCTCGGCGTAGACGTGGGCGGCACGTTCACCAAAGCCGTCGCAATTCAAACCCAACCTTACGCGCTCGTGGCGCAGGCCCTCATACCTACCACCCACAGCGCGGCGGAGGGCGTGGCGCGCGGCATCGTGCAAGTGCTTAGCGAACTGCTGGCCCATCCTGCCGTTCAGGCCGAGCACGTGTCGCTGGTGGCGCATAGCACCACTCAAGCGGTGAACGCACTGCTCGAGGGCGACACGGCCCTCGTCGGCATGGTGGGCATGGGGCGCGGGCGCGACGCCGCCGACGCCGCCCGCCGCACCCGCGTCGGCGACATCCCCCTCGCGCCGGGCAAAGCTCTCCGCACGCGCCACGTCTTCATAGACACCACCGCCGGACTCACGCCCGCCGCCGCCGCCCGCGCCGTCGAGTCGCTCGTCGCCCTCGGCGTGCAAGCCATCGTCGCCAGCGAAGCGTTTTCGGTGGACGATCCCAAACACGAACTGCTTATCCTCGATGCCGCCGTTGAACGCGGCCTCCCGGCGGTGGCCGGGCATCAACTCTCCGGCGTGTACGGGCTGGAGATTCGCACCCTCACCGCCGCCATCAACGCCAGCCTGCTTCCCAAAATGTTGCAGACGGCGGAACTGGTGGAGCGCAGTTTGCGCGCGGCGGGCGTGGATGCGCCGCTAATGGTGATGCGCGGTGACGGCGGCCTGACCGACCTCGCCACGTTGCGCCGCCGCCCGATCCTCACCCTGCTCTCCGGCCCGGCGGCCAGTCTCGCCGGGGCGCTACTCTCCGGCGGCGTGGCCGATGGCGTGTTCCTCGAAGTGGGCGGCACGAGCAGTAACCTCGGCGTGATTCGCGGCGGCCAGCCGGAGATGCGTTACGTGCAGGTGATGGATCATCCGACGTGCGTGCGCTCGCTCGACGTGCGGGTGCAGGGCATCGCCGGCGGCTCGATGGCCCGAATACGCGGACGAAAAATCGCGGACGTTGGCCCGCGCTCGGCGCACATTGCCGGGTTGCCGTATGCAAGTTTGTGTAGGGGCGATACACGTATCGCCCGTATAGAAGAGTTGGAGTTAGAGTTCATCGCGCCGCGCGAGGGCGACCCGGCGGATTATGCGGTGGTGAAATCAAGCGATGGGCGGCGCTGGGCGTTGACGGTGACGTGTGCGGCCAACGCGCTCGGCCTCGTGCCGGAGAGCGCGTACGCGCGCGGCTCGCGCGCGGCGGCCTTGAATGGATTTGCGGCGCTGGGGCGCGCCCTCGGCTGTTCGGCGGAAGAGGCCGCGCGGCGTCTGCTTGATCTCGCGGCGCAACGTGTGGCCGAAGCGGTCGAAGCGTTATCGAAAGAATACAAACTGCGCCGCCACGCCTTTCAATTGATCGGCGGCGGGGGTGGGGCAGGCGCGCTTGTCCCGGCAGTGGCCGGGCGGCTGGGCCTGCCGTATCGCCTCGTCGAACATGCAGAGATCATCTCGTCGTTGGGTGACGCACTGGCCAGCGTGCGCGAAGAAGTGGAGCGCGCCCTCGGCGACGCGGCCTCGGCGCAGGCGCTGGCCCGCGAGGCCGAAGAGGCCGCCATTCGCGCCGGGGCCGAACCGGAGAGCGTGCAGGTGGTGATCGAGCGCGACGAGGAGCGCGGCACCGTGCGCGCCGTCGCCAGCGGGCATGTGGCGCTGGCCGCGCCCGTGGCGCAGGCTGAAATTAACGAGGCCGAGGCGCGCGCCCTGGCCGCGCAGACGGCGCATGTCCAACCCGAAGCGTTGACTCTGCTGGCCGACACCGGCGGCTTCTGGGTGTATCAAGCGCGTGGGAATTTCTTCCGGCGGGCGCAGGCGTTGATCGTGGATCGGCGCGGCGCGGTGCGGCTGACGGCAGACAGCGAGCGCGTCATCCCCGGCGCGCCCCAAACCCTGCTGGCCGCGCTTCGCAAACGGCTGGCCGCCGTGCCTGATCTGCTGAGCGGCCCGCCACGCGTGCGCCTGCTCATCGGCTCGCGCTTGCTCGACCTTACCGGCCTGCCCGGCGCCGACGGCGTGCTGGCGGCGACAGAGTCCGCGCTGGCCCGCGTCGAAGAGGGCGCGACGGCGGTGGTGATTTTGGAATAA
- a CDS encoding FTR1 family protein gives MKLLRLSTFLVALAVCALALAPRVAAQDGGPGDVNVPAETEAIRDSLQQAMRAYRLNDFETAYKFSRAAYLDHFEAIEIPLRVLDADLTLDMEYRFADLRTKMQAGAPAADVEQSARSVRDGLNEIDAMFSEVGALAPALAFGASFTIIFREGLEAVLVIAALLGYLQAGGMRAARRHVVLGIGLAFAATALTWLLLRFVVQIAPVGRELLEAVISFIAVGVLFWVSFWLVGRLDRQRWMEFLEARAWAAMASGNALGLLGLGFTAVYREGFETVLFYEVLLGLSRRSELFVLYGFLSGAAALGVVAWLILRAGRKLPIRAFMTLAVGIVILLSVAFIGKGAQGLQESGLINATSLIGVFPRLPRPVAEFTGIHPTVETLAAQAFLLSVYIIGGVAMWWKSRRVEPAPAPAPEAS, from the coding sequence ATGAAACTATTGAGACTGTCCACTTTTCTTGTTGCTCTGGCCGTGTGCGCCCTCGCGCTCGCCCCGCGCGTGGCGGCGCAGGACGGCGGCCCCGGCGACGTGAACGTGCCCGCCGAAACCGAAGCCATCCGCGATTCGCTCCAGCAGGCCATGCGCGCCTATCGCCTGAACGATTTCGAGACGGCTTACAAATTCTCGCGCGCCGCCTATCTCGATCACTTCGAGGCTATCGAAATTCCCTTGCGCGTGCTGGACGCCGACCTGACGCTGGACATGGAATACCGCTTCGCCGACCTGCGCACCAAAATGCAGGCTGGCGCTCCGGCGGCCGACGTGGAGCAATCTGCCCGTTCGGTGCGCGACGGCCTGAACGAGATTGACGCCATGTTCTCCGAGGTGGGAGCGCTGGCCCCGGCGCTGGCCTTCGGCGCGTCGTTCACCATCATCTTCCGCGAAGGGCTGGAGGCCGTGCTAGTCATCGCCGCCCTGCTGGGCTACCTGCAAGCGGGCGGGATGCGCGCCGCGCGGCGGCACGTCGTCCTCGGCATCGGGTTGGCGTTCGCCGCCACTGCGCTGACGTGGCTGTTGCTGCGCTTCGTAGTGCAAATCGCTCCGGTAGGCCGCGAACTGCTCGAAGCGGTGATCTCGTTTATCGCCGTCGGCGTGTTGTTCTGGGTGTCGTTCTGGCTGGTGGGCCGCCTCGACCGCCAGCGGTGGATGGAATTTTTGGAAGCGCGAGCGTGGGCGGCCATGGCCAGCGGCAACGCGCTGGGCCTCCTCGGCCTCGGTTTCACCGCCGTGTATCGCGAGGGCTTCGAGACGGTGTTGTTCTATGAAGTCCTACTCGGCCTCAGCCGCCGCTCGGAATTGTTCGTGCTGTACGGCTTTCTGTCCGGGGCCGCCGCGCTGGGCGTGGTGGCGTGGCTCATTCTGCGCGCCGGGCGCAAACTGCCCATCCGCGCGTTTATGACCCTCGCCGTTGGCATCGTCATATTGCTCTCGGTGGCCTTCATCGGCAAGGGCGCGCAAGGATTGCAAGAGTCCGGGCTGATCAACGCCACCTCGCTCATCGGCGTCTTCCCGCGTTTGCCGCGCCCGGTGGCCGAGTTCACCGGCATTCACCCGACGGTGGAGACGCTGGCCGCGCAAGCATTTTTGTTGAGCGTGTATATAATCGGCGGCGTGGCGATGTGGTGGAAATCGCGCCGCGTTGAGCCGGCGCCCGCCCCGGCGCCAGAGGCCAGTTGA
- a CDS encoding response regulator transcription factor: protein MPGELILLVDDEPNILELAKLYLEREGFRTLAVGDGQSAIDRVAKDSPALMVLDLMLPQVDGYEVCRRVRAKSDLPIIMLTARDEDVDKIIGLELGADDYMTKPFNPRELVARVKAILRRSERTPKGESTSPLHLADVTIDPARREVKVAGKAATLRAKEFDLLLTLAENRGIVLTREKLLDLVWGFDYFGQTRTIDVHIAHLRKVLAGSQVSIETVTGIGYKLVAN from the coding sequence ATGCCCGGTGAACTGATCCTGCTGGTTGACGACGAACCCAATATCTTGGAACTGGCCAAATTATACCTGGAGCGAGAGGGCTTCCGCACTCTGGCCGTCGGTGACGGCCAGAGCGCCATTGACCGCGTTGCCAAAGACAGTCCGGCCCTTATGGTGTTGGATCTCATGTTACCCCAAGTAGATGGGTATGAAGTATGCCGCCGGGTACGAGCAAAGTCCGACCTGCCCATTATCATGCTCACCGCCCGGGATGAAGATGTAGATAAAATCATCGGCCTGGAATTGGGCGCGGACGATTACATGACGAAGCCTTTCAATCCTCGCGAGTTGGTAGCTCGTGTGAAAGCCATCCTGCGGCGCAGTGAGCGCACGCCCAAAGGCGAAAGCACCAGTCCTTTACACCTGGCAGATGTGACCATTGATCCTGCCCGGCGTGAAGTAAAGGTAGCCGGAAAAGCCGCGACCCTGCGCGCCAAAGAGTTCGACCTCCTGCTAACCCTGGCGGAAAATCGCGGCATCGTCCTCACCCGCGAGAAATTGCTGGACCTTGTCTGGGGATTCGACTATTTCGGTCAGACGCGCACGATAGATGTGCATATCGCCCATCTTCGCAAGGTCCTGGCAGGCAGCCAGGTGAGCATCGAAACTGTGACTGGCATCGGGTATAAATTGGTTGCCAACTAA
- a CDS encoding HAMP domain-containing histidine kinase, which produces MFNSLRSRLIASYILIVVVCLLLVGISLLFFIRSNSIVERIDVSHLTEVARTALRPNTLPAGISVDELNRLATDVAAANEVRVMFVDESGRVAVDSAVLSNEVPAGDIPQVELRPNAQRGVVRDAANQTWIYISRPAGPPGWQGVLALQRTTPLQFLRENFLTPLVQAAAVGVVLSVIMALLIAQWVATPLQKASAAAAAITHGKFDQPVPVSGPTEVRSLAKSFNEMTARVNASLQARRDFVANVSHELKTPLTSIQGFSQAILDGAAADPEAVRRAATIINDEADRMRRSVEGLLDLARLDAGQSALHREPTDLATVLTSMTEKLSLRAAEKKIVLRAQIDPLPSMVADPDRLAQVFANLLDNALKYTPSGGTVTLTAKLEAGWATVAVTDTGSGIPVEDLPHIFERFYRVEKSKAAGRGYGLGLAITKEIVQAHGGAISAESVSGLGTKFTVRLPLAQSDDTTVARKRPGLGRQTDKMAR; this is translated from the coding sequence ATGTTCAACTCTCTCCGCTCCCGCCTCATCGCTTCATACATTCTGATTGTCGTCGTTTGCCTCCTCCTCGTTGGCATCTCCTTGTTGTTCTTCATTCGCTCCAATTCCATTGTTGAAAGAATTGATGTCAGCCACCTGACCGAAGTGGCGCGCACGGCTCTGCGCCCCAACACGCTCCCAGCCGGCATCTCAGTTGACGAGTTGAACCGCCTGGCAACGGACGTGGCGGCGGCTAACGAGGTGCGGGTGATGTTTGTGGATGAAAGCGGGCGAGTGGCGGTGGACAGCGCCGTCCTGTCGAACGAAGTTCCGGCTGGCGACATTCCTCAAGTTGAATTGCGGCCCAACGCCCAGCGCGGCGTGGTGCGCGACGCCGCGAACCAGACCTGGATTTATATCTCACGCCCTGCCGGGCCGCCCGGCTGGCAGGGCGTGCTGGCCTTGCAACGCACCACGCCGCTTCAGTTTTTGCGCGAGAATTTTCTGACGCCTCTCGTTCAGGCGGCGGCGGTGGGTGTTGTTCTGTCGGTGATCATGGCATTGCTCATCGCCCAGTGGGTGGCGACGCCTCTGCAAAAAGCCTCGGCGGCGGCGGCGGCAATTACGCACGGCAAGTTTGATCAGCCGGTGCCGGTGAGCGGGCCGACGGAAGTCAGATCACTGGCCAAATCGTTCAACGAGATGACGGCGCGGGTCAACGCCAGCCTGCAAGCCCGGCGCGATTTTGTAGCCAACGTCTCGCACGAACTCAAGACGCCGCTCACTTCGATTCAGGGTTTCTCACAAGCGATTCTGGACGGGGCGGCCGCCGACCCGGAAGCCGTCCGTCGCGCGGCGACGATCATCAACGACGAGGCCGATCGGATGCGGCGCTCGGTAGAAGGCCTGCTTGACCTGGCCCGGCTCGACGCCGGGCAATCGGCCCTGCACCGCGAGCCAACCGATCTGGCAACAGTGCTGACCTCGATGACCGAGAAGCTCAGCCTGCGCGCCGCCGAAAAGAAAATTGTCTTGCGCGCCCAAATTGATCCTCTACCCTCAATGGTGGCCGACCCCGACCGGCTGGCGCAAGTGTTCGCCAACCTGCTCGACAATGCCCTCAAGTACACGCCAAGCGGCGGCACAGTGACTCTCACCGCCAAACTGGAAGCGGGCTGGGCAACCGTCGCCGTCACCGACACCGGCAGTGGCATCCCGGTTGAAGACTTGCCGCATATCTTCGAGCGTTTCTATCGCGTGGAGAAGTCGAAGGCGGCAGGCCGGGGTTATGGTTTGGGGCTGGCGATCACCAAAGAGATCGTGCAGGCGCACGGCGGCGCGATCTCGGCTGAGAGTGTGTCGGGCCTCGGCACCAAGTTCACCGTCCGCCTGCCGCTGGCCCAGAGCGATGACACGACGGTGGCGAGGAAGCGGCCAGGGTTGGGGAGACAGACTGACAAGATGGCAAGATGA
- the rsgA gene encoding ribosome small subunit-dependent GTPase A, translated as MQPGLIIKAQSGFFTVHTENGPVVCQLRGKLKRGPRETDLATVGDRVMISVLADGSGAIESVAPRDRALARRKPSPKGRAARAADEVERESVILANPDQAVFVFACAQPAPRLGMLDRFLVVAEANGIPAIICANKADLVSEAEARELFAGYEPLGYRVIYTSAYTSHGVAELKLQLAGRISALAGPSGVGKSSLLNALQPGLGLAAKTVSRATQKGRHTTVHPELIALSDGGWVADTPGIRALTLHDIDPYELDGYFPDIRPYVSGCGFNDCTHVREEGCAVRSAVARGEIRAHRYESYLKIRSGQI; from the coding sequence ATGCAACCCGGCCTGATCATCAAAGCCCAATCCGGTTTCTTTACTGTTCACACTGAGAACGGCCCGGTGGTGTGCCAACTGCGCGGCAAGCTCAAACGCGGCCCGCGCGAGACTGATCTGGCGACGGTTGGCGACCGGGTGATGATCTCGGTTTTGGCCGACGGCTCCGGGGCAATCGAGTCGGTGGCCCCCCGCGATCGGGCGCTGGCTCGGCGCAAGCCGTCACCCAAAGGCCGCGCCGCGCGCGCCGCCGACGAAGTCGAACGCGAATCGGTCATCCTCGCCAACCCCGATCAGGCTGTTTTCGTTTTTGCCTGCGCTCAACCCGCGCCCCGGCTTGGCATGTTGGATCGTTTTCTGGTGGTGGCTGAGGCCAACGGTATCCCGGCCATTATTTGCGCCAACAAGGCTGACCTGGTTTCAGAGGCCGAAGCTCGCGAGTTGTTTGCCGGTTATGAGCCGCTGGGTTACCGGGTGATTTACACCAGCGCCTATACCAGCCACGGCGTGGCCGAACTAAAATTACAATTGGCAGGCCGAATTTCGGCCCTGGCCGGGCCGAGCGGCGTGGGCAAGTCATCGCTACTTAACGCTCTCCAGCCTGGGTTGGGGCTGGCGGCCAAAACGGTGAGTCGGGCCACTCAAAAAGGGCGGCACACCACCGTTCATCCCGAACTGATCGCGCTGAGTGATGGCGGCTGGGTGGCCGACACGCCCGGCATCCGCGCCCTGACGCTTCACGATATTGACCCCTATGAACTGGACGGCTATTTCCCGGATATTCGACCTTATGTGTCCGGCTGCGGCTTCAACGATTGCACGCATGTTCGAGAAGAGGGTTGTGCTGTTCGGTCGGCGGTGGCGCGAGGCGAAATACGAGCGCACCGTTATGAGAGTTATTTGAAGATCAGGTCTGGGCAAATATGA
- a CDS encoding DNA adenine methylase translates to MKKLPSLTSRLANAPKPFLKWAGGKTQLLSQLQPLFPRQFSGYHEPFVGSAAVYFHLYNLIQSGELKASLKRVSLTDSNEELINCYRAVRDDVEAVIEILADHKENHSRRYYYAVRAERQPHQNNVERAARLIYLNKTCYNGLYRVNRKGLFNVPMGRYKNPGIFDPDELRAASRALDGVSIEVADFRDVLKRARKDDFVYFDPPYYPLSKTASFTSYTMQPFGKFEHESLALVARALDEKGCRVMVNNSWSDYTRRLYFGFKRVELKANRSINSKAAKRGKISEMVVVNK, encoded by the coding sequence ATGAAAAAACTTCCCTCCCTCACGTCTCGTCTGGCCAACGCGCCCAAGCCGTTCCTCAAATGGGCGGGCGGCAAGACCCAGCTGCTCTCGCAACTCCAGCCGCTGTTTCCGCGCCAGTTCTCCGGCTACCACGAGCCGTTTGTCGGAAGCGCGGCGGTATATTTTCATCTCTACAATTTGATTCAGAGCGGCGAGTTGAAGGCTTCGCTGAAGCGAGTGAGCTTAACCGACTCCAATGAGGAACTGATCAATTGTTACCGCGCCGTTCGCGACGACGTGGAAGCCGTCATTGAGATCCTCGCCGATCACAAAGAGAACCACAGCCGCCGGTATTACTACGCTGTGCGCGCTGAGAGGCAACCTCACCAGAACAACGTGGAACGGGCCGCCCGCCTCATTTATCTCAACAAGACCTGTTACAACGGCCTCTACCGCGTCAACCGTAAAGGCCTGTTCAACGTGCCTATGGGCCGCTACAAAAATCCCGGCATCTTCGACCCCGATGAACTGCGCGCCGCCAGCCGCGCCCTCGACGGCGTGAGCATCGAAGTGGCCGACTTTCGCGACGTTCTCAAGCGGGCCAGGAAGGACGATTTCGTTTATTTTGATCCGCCGTACTATCCGTTGAGCAAGACGGCTAGCTTTACCAGTTACACCATGCAACCCTTTGGAAAGTTTGAGCACGAGTCGCTGGCGCTGGTGGCGCGGGCGCTTGATGAAAAAGGGTGCCGGGTGATGGTGAACAACTCGTGGTCGGATTACACCCGGCGGCTGTATTTTGGCTTCAAGCGTGTCGAGCTAAAGGCGAATCGATCCATCAACTCGAAGGCCGCCAAACGCGGCAAGATCAGTGAGATGGTGGTGGTGAACAAATAA
- a CDS encoding glycine C-acetyltransferase: protein MTNSKTQWIADELAGLRQQGLYNNIRALGSPQGAWLIVDGKRVLNFCSNNYLGLANHPRLLAAAKAAMEKYGLGPAAVRSIAGTTELHLELERRLATFKGAEACITFQSGFTANLATVPALVGKEDVVFSDELNHASIIDGCRLSGAKIVRYSHNNVNSLREVIAAEKKTGFRRAMIITDGVFSMDGDIAPLPDVLKVAEEEGYLLMVDDAHGEGVLGKGGRGIVDHFNLHHKVDVEIGTLSKAFGVVGGCVAGDATVVEWLRQRGRPFLFSSAMTVPDVAACLAAIDLLEESTELVDRLWDNARYFKAEMKTFGFDTGVSATPITPVMLGEAQLAQQFSRTLFENGVFAMSIGFPTVPKGKARIRVMISAAHSHDDLNKGLEAFVKVGKELRVI, encoded by the coding sequence ATGACCAATTCCAAAACCCAATGGATCGCCGACGAACTCGCCGGCCTCAGGCAGCAGGGCCTCTACAACAACATTCGGGCGCTCGGCTCGCCGCAGGGCGCGTGGCTGATCGTGGACGGCAAGCGCGTCCTCAACTTCTGCTCTAACAACTACCTCGGCCTGGCCAACCACCCGCGCCTTCTGGCCGCCGCCAAAGCCGCGATGGAAAAATATGGCCTCGGCCCGGCGGCAGTGCGCTCGATTGCCGGCACGACGGAACTGCATCTTGAACTCGAACGGCGGCTGGCAACCTTCAAAGGCGCCGAGGCCTGCATCACCTTTCAATCCGGGTTTACCGCCAACCTGGCCACTGTGCCTGCCCTCGTCGGCAAAGAAGACGTGGTCTTCTCCGACGAACTGAATCACGCCAGCATCATTGACGGCTGTCGTCTCTCCGGCGCAAAAATCGTCCGTTACTCGCACAACAACGTGAATAGCCTGCGCGAAGTGATCGCCGCCGAAAAGAAAACCGGCTTCCGCCGGGCCATGATCATCACCGACGGCGTGTTCAGCATGGACGGCGACATTGCGCCCCTGCCCGACGTTTTGAAAGTGGCTGAAGAGGAAGGCTACCTGCTCATGGTGGACGACGCGCACGGCGAAGGTGTGCTGGGCAAGGGCGGGCGCGGCATCGTGGATCACTTCAACCTTCACCACAAAGTGGATGTGGAAATCGGCACCCTGTCTAAAGCGTTTGGCGTGGTGGGCGGCTGTGTGGCCGGGGATGCCACCGTCGTCGAGTGGTTGCGCCAGCGTGGCCGCCCCTTCCTTTTTTCCAGCGCCATGACCGTGCCGGACGTGGCCGCCTGCCTGGCCGCCATTGACCTGCTCGAAGAGTCCACCGAACTTGTGGATCGCTTGTGGGACAACGCCCGCTACTTCAAAGCCGAGATGAAGACCTTCGGCTTCGACACCGGTGTTAGCGCCACGCCGATCACGCCGGTGATGTTGGGCGAAGCGCAACTGGCCCAGCAGTTCAGCCGGACTTTATTCGAGAACGGCGTGTTCGCCATGTCAATTGGTTTTCCGACCGTGCCCAAAGGCAAGGCCCGCATTCGGGTGATGATCTCTGCCGCCCATAGCCATGATGATTTGAATAAGGGGCTGGAGGCGTTTGTAAAGGTGGGGAAGGAACTACGTGTGATTTAG
- a CDS encoding GIY-YIG nuclease family protein: MPFCYILECADGTFYTGWTTDLERRVKTHNAGRGAKYTKLRRPVRLVYSENLPSRSAAQKRELAIKRLPRLKKQALIKSNL; encoded by the coding sequence ATGCCCTTCTGCTACATCCTCGAATGCGCCGACGGCACGTTTTATACCGGCTGGACGACCGACCTGGAGCGGCGGGTGAAAACGCACAACGCCGGACGCGGCGCAAAATACACCAAACTTCGCCGCCCGGTGCGGCTGGTGTATTCGGAAAATTTGCCGAGCCGTTCCGCCGCGCAAAAACGCGAACTGGCAATCAAACGCCTGCCACGATTAAAGAAACAGGCGCTGATAAAATCCAATCTCTAA
- a CDS encoding SET domain-containing protein-lysine N-methyltransferase, which translates to MIHVERGGSAYGARLITGEPYTRGQLIYRIEGYHLVRQPTYQTIQVGQDTHIEELGVLAYLNHSCQPNTIVDTTGLTITAARDIAVGEELTFFYPSTEWEMDRPFVCLCGAPQCVRLVAGAKYLSIDTLSRYFVNQHIREMAQASLAQILNV; encoded by the coding sequence ATGATCCACGTTGAACGCGGCGGCAGTGCTTACGGAGCGCGGCTCATCACCGGCGAACCTTACACTCGCGGCCAGTTGATTTATCGCATCGAAGGCTATCACCTTGTCCGCCAACCCACCTATCAAACCATCCAGGTCGGTCAGGATACGCATATTGAAGAACTGGGGGTGCTGGCCTACCTCAACCACTCATGCCAACCCAATACCATCGTGGACACGACGGGCCTCACCATCACCGCCGCCCGCGATATTGCCGTCGGTGAGGAACTCACCTTTTTCTACCCGTCCACCGAATGGGAAATGGATCGGCCTTTTGTCTGCCTGTGCGGCGCGCCGCAGTGTGTGCGGCTGGTGGCCGGGGCCAAGTATCTCTCGATTGACACCCTCAGCCGTTACTTCGTCAACCAACATATTCGCGAGATGGCCCAGGCCTCGCTGGCTCAAATACTCAACGTGTGA
- a CDS encoding transcriptional repressor, which yields MTPNNNPLAAQLADSLHAARRRLTPQRALILSILRESDEHLDAEGICALAHRRHSGLNLATVYRTLAVLKEMGLVEQRYFARDHKREYYEAVGKREHYHFTCLGCGKVIEVETPRIRQAQRELGEALGLVFAHACVCFEGYCAECARKHQAVEGGEAQANNA from the coding sequence ATGACGCCGAACAACAATCCCCTCGCCGCCCAACTTGCCGACTCACTGCACGCCGCCCGGCGGCGGCTCACCCCACAACGGGCGCTGATCCTTTCGATCTTGCGCGAAAGCGATGAGCACCTGGACGCAGAGGGAATTTGCGCGCTGGCCCACCGCCGACACTCCGGCCTGAACCTGGCGACAGTGTATCGCACGCTGGCCGTGTTGAAGGAAATGGGGCTGGTGGAGCAACGGTATTTTGCGCGCGACCACAAGCGCGAGTATTACGAAGCCGTCGGCAAGCGTGAGCACTATCACTTCACCTGCCTCGGTTGCGGCAAAGTGATCGAGGTGGAAACGCCGCGCATCCGGCAGGCGCAACGAGAACTTGGCGAGGCGCTGGGGCTGGTGTTCGCGCACGCCTGCGTGTGCTTCGAGGGCTACTGCGCCGAGTGCGCCCGCAAACATCAGGCGGTAGAAGGAGGTGAGGCGCAGGCAAACAACGCATAA
- a CDS encoding prephenate dehydrogenase has product MPQITLIGLGRVGTSIGLALKRKAVDGLTVIGHDRSPETGRQAQAKGAIDRAEWNLPAAAENADLILLCVPLQELRQAMQEVAPSLKPGSVVSDVAPLKAPVLAWAAELIPADRYFVGGGPILNPLYLHDGLTGLDAARADLFDNGLWALVPEADPPPEALKLLNDFARLTGATPFFVDALEYDSLLAGTNTLPALLSAALIQAVSTAPGWADARKLADRTFATATAPVSFVSPAAVRAATLLNQAGALHALDEAQNQLSRIRKAIAENDSATLDALLTEATLTREVWLKKRAEADWEAEEKPEFETPTAGQVLGQMIGLGRKKK; this is encoded by the coding sequence GGCCACGACCGCTCGCCTGAGACGGGCCGCCAGGCGCAGGCCAAAGGCGCCATTGATCGCGCCGAGTGGAACCTGCCCGCCGCCGCCGAAAACGCCGACTTGATTTTGCTGTGCGTGCCGCTTCAGGAATTGCGCCAGGCCATGCAGGAAGTTGCGCCCAGCCTCAAGCCGGGCAGTGTGGTCTCCGACGTTGCCCCGCTCAAAGCGCCGGTGCTGGCCTGGGCGGCTGAACTCATTCCAGCAGATCGTTATTTTGTCGGCGGCGGTCCCATCCTCAACCCACTGTACTTGCACGACGGCCTCACCGGTCTCGACGCCGCCCGCGCTGACTTGTTTGATAACGGGCTGTGGGCGCTCGTGCCCGAGGCTGACCCGCCGCCCGAAGCTCTCAAATTGTTGAACGACTTTGCCCGGCTCACCGGGGCAACGCCGTTTTTTGTGGACGCGCTTGAGTATGATTCCCTGCTGGCCGGAACTAACACCTTGCCGGCCCTGTTGTCTGCGGCGCTGATTCAGGCAGTGAGCACCGCGCCCGGCTGGGCCGACGCGCGCAAACTGGCCGACCGCACCTTTGCCACCGCCACCGCGCCCGTCTCGTTTGTCAGCCCGGCCGCCGTTCGCGCCGCCACGCTTTTGAATCAGGCCGGCGCTCTCCACGCGCTTGACGAAGCCCAGAATCAACTCAGCCGAATACGCAAAGCCATTGCCGAAAATGACAGCGCCACACTCGATGCCCTGCTCACCGAAGCAACGCTCACTCGCGAAGTGTGGCTGAAGAAGCGCGCCGAAGCAGACTGGGAGGCCGAAGAGAAACCGGAATTCGAAACGCCCACCGCCGGGCAAGTACTGGGGCAGATGATTGGGCTGGGCCGGAAGAAGAAGTAA